GCTGGACCGcggagcgtgagtgagggagccgagccgcctgcctgcctgcccgccgccgcctcccctcCGTAAGCAGGAGCCCGGGCCGGGGCCCGGCACgccgccccagcccctccctcgtCGTCAGGCCGCGAGGGCAGCGCGCGCGAgccagggggagggagagcgagcgagcgagcgagctaGCGAGCGCCGGGAGGAGGCGGCCGGACCGAGCGAGCGCCCGCGCGTGTGGCGTGAGGGGAAGCCGCTGCCCGCCCCCTTcgccttcccttctctccccctccccgctccccccccgaCCGCGGAGCAGCACCATGTCGGCGCCGGCGGCCAAAGTCAGTAAAAAGGAGCTCAACTCCAACCACGACGGGGCCGACGAGACCTCAGGTGAGGAGCAGGCGAGGCGGGGGCCGGCCCGCGCCGCCATCTTCGCCGCCCGCCCGGCCCGCAGGCCGCCGGCGGGGCCCGGGGCGCGCGCGGGGGGCCGCTGGGCGGACGGGCCGGCGCGCGCCTCGGCGCCCTTTTTTGTgcgcgcggggccggggccggggtggCGCCGCGGCGGCGGACGGCGCTGCGAGGCGGGGGCGCTGCGGCCTGCTCGGCGCGGGCGGAGGAgaccccccctccctctcccccctccctcgctctcctccccctccctccctcccgagAAGCCTCTCTTTATTGTGCTCCGCCATGATGCCTCGCTCCCatcagccgccgccgccgccacatGGTGCGGCCGGACGCGGCCCCGCGGCCGGGCCTCCGCGCGGCTCCCCCTGCGCGCCCGGCCTGCGGGCGGCGCCCCCCGCACCCGCACCCGCACCCGGAGGCCGGCCCCGGCGCGGCCCTCCGCCTCgagctggggcggggtgggggcgcgggGACGCACGCGGCTGGCCGCGCGCTGGGCCCCGGCCGCCCGGGAGGATGCTCCGGCCGGCCGCGGGCGCACTTCCCACGTGGGGCGGCCACCCCCGCCGCGGCGGAGCGCTGGGAAAGCCGGCCCGGCGGCCGGCGTGTCGGAGGGGCTTTACAATGGCTCGCGGCGCACCTCCCAGCCTGGGCGGCAGAGGCTTTCTCGGCAGGGGGGCTGCGAAACCCGGGATGGTTACCGGAAATGAGCCGCGCGGTCAGGCCCCTTCACGCCCACTTGGCTTTGTAGGTTGTGCAGTCTTCACCGGACAAAAGGGCACCTTTTGCCTAGCACacccccttttcctcctctcccttctgtgGCTCACAGTTTCCTGACTTCACGCTGGCTTCCTGTAAGTGTGCTCCGAAATCGTGCGGGGCCGCATCGGAGCTAAGCCCGCCTGAAATTGGgttggagggggagagaaaggtcaGGGTCGAGTCCTAGGGCTCCTGTTCCGAGGAGGGGAAAATCGAGTGTTCGCGACGGTCGGGCAGCTCCGAGGTCCTTATCTGTCAGGCATGTCTGATGTCTTCATCGTGATCGATACTGAGCAGTATTTTCAACTTTGTGTAAGAAGCGATCCTACCGCTGAGATAGGTGGTGTCCCCATTTTCGTTAGTGTCGTGGGTTAGTTTCCGTGTTGGCCTTAACAGCTGGCACTATTGTGTAGCAGGTATATAATGTGATGAAGAGCAAACAGTAAGAATTTCGGAATAAGGCTTACTCCTTACCTTTCATCACAGAAACTGTAATAATTGGTCTCCTTTTCGTAAGGGAACTCTCGAAAAAGTGCTGCAGACTTGAGTGGCTTAGCAGATTGTAGGATTTGTGAAtagtcttaattaaaaaataatttgttaactACGGGCGTGAACACGTGGAGAGCATGCCTTGTAGTaggcagtttcttttttaaaaactgctttattGGTATAACTCACGTCACCGGTCGTGTTGACATCAGGAAAACTAACTTTATGTTCTAATTAGTATTGAGTCCTCTACACCTTTTTCTtgcagaaaaagaacagcaagaagCAATTGAACATATTGATGAAGTACAAAACGAAATAGACAGGTAAAGTTTTTCTTAGTTTACTTTGGAGAAGTTTTTTGAGATGCAGCTTACCGTCTGGTGATCATTGAGACTATGGTCAAATAAATCTGTATCCGCTGGCCAAGTGGAGATGATTACAACTTagtgagaaatatttttgaaaggtcagtgttatttttctgtgaaatatgTCTATGTTGATCAAAAAGTTTGAAGAAAGTATATTCATTGACCTTTGGGTTTGCTTTCAGAGGCTACAAGTTGTCTGAATTGCGGTGCCTGAGCTTCTGATAGTTTGGCATTATGGCATCAGTGTTGCTCCTGCTTGGGTTATAACTTTGTTACTTGatcagcaacttttttttttttttttttttgtaaacttaatCTGCCTGAGGGAAACAATTGAAGTTAGCGTGGTGATAGAGTTGGCAACTTAAATATACAATGTTACCAGAATGCTCAGTTGGGCTACTTTAGGAACTGTCAACTGTTGAATGTGTGTTGGTGAAGTAGCTCAATTTGTCATCTTAGTTTTGACGTCTTTCACTCCAAAAATCTAGGTGTTCTGGTTATTATGAGTGAGTACTTTGTACTGTTCTAAAGCTAAAAAGTAAATATTCTGTAGTTTCGGCAGTTTTTGTATTTGTCAAATACCATAATTGTCAACGtggtttttcatttgcttcagaCTTAATGAACAAGCCAGTGAGGAGATTTTGAAAGTAGAACAGAAATATAACAAACTCCGCCAACCATTTTTTCAGAAGAGGTCGGAATTGATCGCCAAAATCCCAAATTTTTGGGTAACAACATTTGTCAACCATCCACAAGGTATGTTGTGGCAGAGCACTATTGCAGGGTATGGGATGTCCATTCATTAAAGAGTGGGGGGACTTTGCTTGAGAACTTAGTCCGACATGTTCGTTACATGCAGAGATTAAAACACTCGGGAGGCTTGCATTTAATGCTTTCTCTATTTAGAAGAGACTATATTCTAACTTGAGATTCCCTTTAATTATTTGGTAAAAGATAGTGACAGCCCTGACACTGAGCCATCTGGTTTGCAATTAATGGATTTATGAAATCAAAGATAATCactaaatttggaaaaatttaaaaggcatCACTTGAATTGTTTGTTAATAATTGTCTGTTTAATATCCATTTGACCTATAATTTGCTGGTCCAGTGTCTGCACTGCTtggggaggaggatgaagaggcTCTGCATTATTTGACAAGAGTTGAAGTGACAGAATTTGAAGATATTAAATCAGGTTACAGAATAGATTTTGTAAGTATCAATAAGTGATCTTGTTTGCCACTGTGGAAATTAATTTAAGCTTTGGTTAGAAGAGCTGTTTGTATTGATTTCCAATTCTCAATTCTTTATTGTAGTATTTTGATGAAAACCCTTACTTCGAAAATAAAGTTCTCTCCAAAGAATTTCATCTGAATGAGAGTGGTGATCCATCTTCAAAGTCCACTGAAATCAAATGGAAATCTGGAAAGGTATTTGAGGAATGTTGGGCAAAAGtatcattttgtgtattttggttTAGTTGAACCTCTTACCAATACTTGTTGCTTTGGTAATATGTTAAGTGCAAACCcttaagatgtaaaaaaaaaaagaaaaacaaaaacaaaaaaccctccaaatACAATAGCTTGGAGCTGTCAGATTATTGTGTTGAGTTTTTCAAGAAACAGCctaaatttctttgatttctacaTGGGTTACTAAGCTTTTCAAATGGCTTGGTACTTGCCAGATTGCATTTATATCTACATTTATGTAGTGAGCCCATTTTCAATTATACTGTGTTATGGGTAGTGGTTGTCAAAGTGGAACTAATTTTGTATGTAAAGTAGTGAAATTTAGATGGCCCCTTTATAGGAGAAGCTTTTTGTATAAATTTGACAAGTCTTTGCAGACCTAGAATTTTAGGACTTTGTTTTTATCTGCTGTACGTTTTACAATTTCTTTTAGATGACAAGTATAGATGACATACTAGtgtgattcccccccccccacccccgcttttgTGTTAAAATCTTAAGTCATAGGGAAATTTAAGTGTTGTGGAGAACCTATGTCAGAAGTTCTTCTGTCTTCATTTAGGATTTGACGAAACGTTCAAGTCAAACGCAGAATAAAGCCAGCaggaagagacagcatgaggAACCAGAGAGCTTTTTCACCTGGTTTACTGACCATTCTGATGCGGGTGCAGATGAGTTAGGAGAGGTCATCAAAGATGATATTTGGCCAAATCCTTTACAGTACTACTTGGTGAGttgagaatgtttttttaattcaaggttGTATCTGTCTCATTTGTTGGAAAATGAGTTCCTAAggtagtttgttttttgtttttgtttttgtttttttatttttgaaggttcCTGATATGGATgatgaagaaggggaaggagaagaagatgatgatgatgatgaagaagaagaaggattgGAAGATATTGATGAAGAAGGAGATGAGGATGAAGGTGAagaagatgaagatgatgatgagggggaggaaggagaggtaaAAAAGAATTTGGTTAAGTCCAAAGAAGACCAATCTTGAAAGAACTTACCCTGTTATTTGTGGGTTGTATATATTGTGTAATAGAGGCGTGGCCAGCTGTGGGAGGATTTGTAGGTGAGATGAGCTAGTTTTTCGAGATGGAAGAAAGTTTTAATCAAGTCCTTATATCAGTGATTTTTAACTGTAACTAGTTCTGCTTTTGTGCTTCGTACTCTGTTCTGCCCTTCCCCTAACTAGTACTTAATGAAAGCGATATGGGTAGTGCAGCTGGTCAGATTCTGAGAAATCTAAATAGCAGATTTGCATGTTTTGGACAAACAGTAAAATCCTTCTAGTCAGATCGAAATAgattgtttcttggtttgttttactTGGTGTGAAAGAGGTCAGATTTTGGTTAGCGCGGAAAAGTTAACTAATTTATGTGAAACAGCATCACTGGGTTGTTCAATTGAGATTTGATACAGACCGATTTGTGGCTTCGTTCGTAAAATGACACGTCCCCGTAGTGCATCAGTGTGTTCTATGGAAGTCCATGAGTGTCCGTACGAATGATGGGGAATGACCTTAGAATTAACCCTGGAGATTAACTGCCCACTTTCTTTCTTACAGGAGGATGAAGGAGAAGACGACTGATGGATTCCaaccttccttttttaattttctccagtCCCTGGGAGCAacttgcagtcttttttttttttttccccctcctcctcttgtgctCATTCGCCCTGTTTTTTGaagtctcttttctctccctttatacCATGGTTCTCaacttattttggggggaaataccTTGAGCAGAATACAGTGGGAAAAGAATCTCTACCCCTTTCtgttccaaattcatttttatccCTTCCTGTCTCAACAAAAACTTTATGGAATCAACACCACCGTGCTctgtgggaaaaaagaaaaaccttctgcTCCCTTAGCTCTGCTGGAAGCTGGAGGGTGCTAGGCCCCTGTGTAGTAGTGCATAGAATTCtagcttttttcctcctttctctgtataTTGGGCTCAGAGATTACACTGTGTCTCTATGTGAATATGGACAGTTAGCATTTACCAACATGTATCTGTCTactttctcttgtttaaaaaaaagaaaaaaaaacttaaaaaaatggggttATAGAAGGTCAGCAAAGGGTGGGTTTGAGATGTTTGGGTGGGTTAAGTGGGCATTTTGACAACATGGCTTCTCCTTTGGCATGTTTAATTGTGATGTTTAACGGACATCCTGGCAGTTGAAGatgacacttttaaaataaaattctctcctAATGATGATTTGAGCCCTGCCACTCGATGGGAGAATCAGCAGAACCTGTAGGATCTTATCTGGAATTGACATTCTCTTGTAATTTtgttcctgtttatttttaaattttctttttgtttcactgGAAAGGAAAGATGCTCAGTTTTAAACGTTAAAAGTGTACAAGTTGCTTTGTTACAATAAAACTAAATGTGTACACAAAGGATTTTGATGCTTTTCTCTCAGAACAGGTATATTTAATTAGGATTTTCCAAGTTTGACTTGTGTAACGTATTGTCAAACTTTGTCACCCTGACTCCGTATTTTTTGATACGCACTTTGCAGGGTGACCTCAGGGCTTGTGTGGACTGAGAAAGGGATTTGAATCAATGTATTAATGTCTCCAAATCCGGGAACCATCATGGGTACGATTTGCCGTCAGTTTCTGAAATTCTCCACCTCAGTCGGGGTACCAGATTGCCCAGAAGTCCGTTACGATTATGTTGTGCCCTTGATTTGTATCTCgaattggcatttttaaaaacggGCCTTTATTTACCTGGATATAATTCTAGTGCCTGCCACCACTGTCAGACAGACCTGGTGCTCTAATGCCGAATTACACACAGGGCAGTTGCTGGCGTGCCTTCATTGGCACCATGAAACGTGGCTGAGAAGACAGACTCTCAGACAAGAAGTCCGTACTGGTGGTAAACTCAGGAGTACTTTTGTCTCAAAGTACTAGCTATTTAGCA
Above is a window of Panthera tigris isolate Pti1 chromosome D4, P.tigris_Pti1_mat1.1, whole genome shotgun sequence DNA encoding:
- the SET gene encoding protein SET translates to MSAPAAKVSKKELNSNHDGADETSEKEQQEAIEHIDEVQNEIDRLNEQASEEILKVEQKYNKLRQPFFQKRSELIAKIPNFWVTTFVNHPQVSALLGEEDEEALHYLTRVEVTEFEDIKSGYRIDFYFDENPYFENKVLSKEFHLNESGDPSSKSTEIKWKSGKDLTKRSSQTQNKASRKRQHEEPESFFTWFTDHSDAGADELGEVIKDDIWPNPLQYYLVPDMDDEEGEGEEDDDDDEEEEGLEDIDEEGDEDEGEEDEDDDEGEEGEEDEGEDD